From a single Porites lutea chromosome 10, jaPorLute2.1, whole genome shotgun sequence genomic region:
- the LOC140949996 gene encoding monocarboxylate transporter 10-like has product MGKDTKESNEVDKVQVEIEVQTATPDGGWGWLVCLAGFIAQFVILGIQNNTGILYKALLVEFNTGKGETAWVISIGLGMMFLFAPVTSALCERIGCRIVAFVGGLLGILGFVLSSFVSDVYRLYVTFGILWGVGASMSYLPTLRSLPYWFSRRISLTNGIVTAGSGFGTIAMGPLMQLVVNRLGWGNSTRVLAGVLCLCTIGSLLYRIPSQAGQEKVEKAKEAEKKKRPPIFDFTVFKNKAFLVWCLSLSAFMMGYFVPFVHLPAYAEECGIPNSQSSTLVGMMSVGSTFGRLFFGKIGDHPRVNRLYCFQIAMLVIGVADTLSTLTKTYAGLVVYMVVFGVFDGCFVVFLAVLCADIVGVDKVAAGIGVQFFFMAITSIAGPPLAGVIYDLSQSYQIAFYVAGACSTLATCMLFLVPALMPPEEICEDGLERVETVCSKDSEKPLMDRIRSPDSSNPTTSTKASLGSCQKLNSTMYLAPNQSYLDRYWDMPKRTSMRASMASLLSFGPVEPGGERLVVVERVSQV; this is encoded by the exons ATGGGAAAGGATACCAAAGAAAGCAATGAAGTTGACAAAGTTCAAGTGGAAATTGAGGTCCAAACGGCTACTCCTGACGGCGGCTGGGGATGGCTGGTTTGCCTCGCTGGGTTCATAGCTCAGTTTGTTATACTTGGGATACAGAATAATACGGGTATCCTGTACAAAGCTTTGTTGGTGGAATTCAATACCGGCAAAGGAGAAACAG CATGGGTCATTTCAATCGGCCTTGGCATGATGTTTCTATTCGCCCCAGTGACGTCAGCTTTATGTGAGCGCATTGGCTGCCGGATAGTCGCGTTTGTTGGTGGTTTGTTAGGCATTCTGGGATTTGTCTTGTCCTCGTTTGTTTCCGACGTATATCGCCTTTACGTCACTTTTGGTATTTTGTGGGGAGTTGGGGCGAGCATGAGTTATTTGCCAACGCTTCGATCGCTTCCCTACTGGTTTTCGAG GCGCATCAGTCTCACAAACGGTATTGTTACAGCGGGGAGTGGCTTCGGCACTATCGCTATGGGCCCACTCATGCAACTGGTAGTGAACCGTCTTGGGTGGGGCAATTCTACGAGGGTGCTCGCTGGGGTATTGTGTCTCTGCACCATCGGCTCCTTGCTTTATAGAATCCCCAGCCAAGCTGGCCAGGAAAAGGTTGAGAAGGCCAAAGAAGCTGAGAAAAAGAAGCGTCCTCCTATTTTCGACTTTACGGTTTTCAAGAATAAGGCGTTCTTGGTGTGGTGTTTATCCTTGAGTGCGTTCATGATGGGGTACTTCGTTCCTTTTGTTCATTTG CCTGCCTATGCCGAAGAGTGCGGTATTCCAAATTCTCAGTCTTCGACACTTGTCGGCATGATGTCGGTTGGATCGACCTTTGGCCGGCTGTTCTTCGGCAAAATTGGCGATCACCCGAGGGTGAACCGACTGTACTGTTTCCAGATAGCTATGCTGGTAATTGGCGTGGCAGACACTCTGAGTACCCTGACGAAAACTTATGCAGGTCTTGTCGTGTACATGGTTGTGTTTGGCGTGTTTGACggctgttttgttgtttttctggctGTTCTCTGTGCGGATATCGTTGGTGTGGACAAAGTGGCTGCTGGAATTGGAGTTCAGTTCTTTTTCATGGCCATCACGTCGATCGCTGGACCGCCTCTTGCAG GTGTTATTTACGATCTCTCCCAGTCATACCAGATCGCTTTCTACGTAGCTGGAGCGTGCTCCACACTGGCTACTTGTATGCTGTTCCTTGTACCGGCTTTAATGCCGCCTGAGGAGATTTGCGAGGACGGCCTCGAACGCGTAGAGACTGTTTGCTCCAAAGACAGTGAAAAACCTTTAATGGATCGCATTCGTTCACCAGACTCTTCCAACCCCACAACTTCGACTAAAGCGAGTCTGGGATCCTGTCAAAAACTGAATAGTACTATGTACCTCGCACCAAACCAGTCCTATCTCGACAGATATTGGGACATGCCTAAAAGAACAAGTATGAGAGCCAGCATGGCGAGCCTGCTATCGTTTGGGCCAGTGGAACCAGGTGGAGAGCGTCTCGTTGTGGTGGAGAGAGTATCACAAGTGTAG